A part of Roseitalea porphyridii genomic DNA contains:
- a CDS encoding tyrosine phosphatase family protein, whose translation MPYLAICSLARIAETARRHSPSHMLTVISGDPAIDRPAAIRADNHLRLDMNDIGVDTPGLITPGEAHVRQIIDFAQRWDRASPLLIHCFAGVSRSTASAYAIALALDPDRDEAELARELRLRSPTATPNPKIVAIADDLLGRGGRMVDAIGAIGRGADCFEGTPFVLPLSDDHAHIM comes from the coding sequence ATGCCCTATCTCGCCATTTGCTCGCTGGCGCGCATCGCCGAGACGGCGCGCCGGCATTCGCCGAGCCACATGCTCACGGTGATCAGCGGCGACCCGGCCATCGACCGGCCCGCGGCGATCCGCGCCGACAACCATCTGCGGCTCGACATGAACGATATCGGGGTCGACACACCGGGTCTGATCACGCCGGGCGAAGCGCATGTACGGCAGATCATCGATTTCGCGCAGCGCTGGGACCGGGCTTCGCCGCTCCTGATCCACTGCTTTGCCGGCGTCTCACGCTCGACGGCGTCGGCCTATGCGATCGCACTGGCGCTCGATCCGGACCGCGACGAGGCCGAGCTTGCCCGCGAACTGCGCCTTCGTTCGCCCACCGCGACGCCGAACCCGAAGATCGTCGCGATCGCCGATGACCTCTTGGGCCGGGGCGGCAGGATGGTCGATGCCATTGGCGCCATAGGCCGGGGCGCGGACTGTTTCGAGGGCACGCCCTTCGTTCTGCCGCTTTCGGACGATCACGCGCACATCATGTAA
- a CDS encoding DUF3179 domain-containing protein, whose protein sequence is MTTDTSRALLKPRRTGLVAALALGSLLAVTASAGADPVRWSMEGWKTDFEQSSVDLARIRSGGPPRDGIPSIDNPVFEFVPGHDALAPNEPVVGLTIDGDARAYPLRILTWHEIVNDVVGGVPVAVTYCPLCNSAPVFERTVDGRVLEFGTTGKLKDSNLIMYDRQTETWWQQFTGEAIVGEMTGQMLELVPVRLQSWAEFAEDNPTGRVLVPNNESMRDYGRNPYVGYDSSRPFLYDGQLPEDIDPMERVVIVPRDDAEPLIVTMNTLAEAGAWSADGLAFTWTAGQASALDTNRIDQGRDVGTVLVTRDGEDVPYDVTFAFVAHAFHPGVTIVGK, encoded by the coding sequence ATGACCACCGATACCAGTCGCGCTCTGCTGAAGCCCCGCCGCACCGGCCTGGTGGCTGCCCTTGCGCTCGGTTCGCTTCTAGCCGTGACGGCATCGGCCGGCGCCGATCCGGTGCGCTGGTCGATGGAAGGCTGGAAGACCGACTTCGAACAGTCCTCGGTCGATCTCGCCCGCATCCGATCGGGCGGACCCCCGCGCGACGGCATACCGTCGATCGACAATCCGGTCTTCGAGTTCGTGCCCGGCCATGATGCCCTGGCCCCGAACGAGCCGGTTGTCGGCCTGACGATCGACGGCGACGCGCGCGCCTATCCGCTGCGCATCCTGACCTGGCACGAGATCGTCAACGACGTGGTCGGCGGCGTGCCGGTCGCCGTCACCTACTGCCCCCTATGCAATTCGGCGCCGGTCTTCGAGCGCACCGTCGACGGTCGCGTGCTCGAGTTCGGCACCACCGGAAAGCTCAAGGATTCCAACCTGATCATGTATGACCGGCAGACCGAGACCTGGTGGCAGCAATTCACCGGCGAAGCGATCGTCGGCGAGATGACCGGTCAGATGCTGGAACTGGTGCCGGTGCGGCTGCAGTCCTGGGCCGAATTCGCCGAGGACAATCCGACCGGGCGGGTGCTGGTGCCCAACAACGAGTCCATGCGCGACTATGGCCGCAACCCCTATGTCGGCTATGACAGTTCCCGGCCGTTTCTCTATGACGGGCAGCTTCCCGAGGACATCGACCCGATGGAGCGGGTCGTGATCGTGCCGCGCGACGACGCCGAGCCGCTGATCGTGACGATGAACACGCTTGCCGAGGCGGGCGCCTGGTCCGCCGACGGGCTGGCGTTCACCTGGACCGCCGGACAAGCCTCGGCGCTCGATACGAACCGGATCGATCAGGGCCGTGACGTCGGGACCGTGCTCGTCACGCGCGATGGCGAGGACGTGCCGTACGACGTGACCTTCGCCTTTGTCGCACATGCCTTTCATCCCGGCGTCACAATCGTCGGCAAGTGA
- a CDS encoding YgfZ/GcvT domain-containing protein, translated as MASVVLPERLLIGVTGADAEHLLHNVLTCDITALPEGVARPGALLTPQGKVMFDFLVGRDGEGFVIDLDGAQADAFLKRMMLYRLRSKVEFDKRDQMVVVASWDGDSALSQSDSIPVLRDERFAATTVTRAHLPAGTEAGDTAPLWQWHRLRIDNGVPESGDDFELGDAFGHDISLDQNGGLDFRKGCYVGQEVVSRMQHRGTARRRVVIVTAETALPPAGTEISAGGKLAGTLGTVVEDRGLAIVRLDRIKGATDKGEPVVAGEIPVSVQLPPNVTYGWPGEAGPDGDADA; from the coding sequence ATGGCTTCTGTCGTCCTGCCCGAGCGCCTTCTTATCGGCGTGACCGGCGCCGATGCCGAGCATCTTCTGCATAACGTGCTGACCTGCGACATCACCGCCCTGCCCGAGGGCGTCGCGCGGCCCGGCGCGCTGCTGACGCCGCAGGGCAAGGTGATGTTCGACTTCCTCGTCGGACGCGACGGCGAGGGGTTCGTGATCGACCTTGACGGGGCGCAGGCGGACGCGTTCCTCAAGCGCATGATGCTCTACCGGCTCCGCTCCAAGGTCGAATTTGACAAGCGCGATCAGATGGTTGTCGTCGCAAGCTGGGACGGTGATTCCGCTCTCTCACAATCTGATTCAATACCTGTCCTGCGCGACGAGCGCTTTGCCGCGACCACAGTGACGCGCGCGCACCTGCCGGCGGGGACCGAGGCGGGCGACACCGCACCGCTTTGGCAATGGCACCGCCTTCGCATCGACAACGGCGTGCCCGAAAGCGGTGACGATTTCGAACTGGGCGATGCGTTCGGTCACGACATCTCGCTCGACCAGAATGGCGGGCTCGACTTCAGGAAGGGCTGCTATGTCGGCCAGGAAGTGGTCAGCCGGATGCAGCATCGCGGCACGGCGCGCCGGCGCGTGGTGATCGTGACCGCCGAAACCGCCCTGCCGCCGGCCGGTACCGAGATCAGCGCCGGCGGCAAACTGGCCGGTACGCTCGGAACCGTCGTCGAGGACCGGGGGCTTGCGATCGTGCGGCTCGACCGGATCAAGGGCGCGACCGACAAGGGCGAACCGGTCGTCGCGGGCGAGATCCCCGTTTCGGTGCAGCTTCCGCCGAACGTCACCTATGGCTGGCCGGGCGAAGCGGGTCCGGACGGCGACGCCGATGCCTGA
- a CDS encoding DUF4440 domain-containing protein produces MNQQIWQIERHMWTGGVEAFQNHLADLCVMAFPAPIGLCFGQKVIDLVREAPRWNDVAMSEQTTVSPSQGVIVLAYRAEGRRDGDVYRAYCTSTYAEKQGAWKIVQHQQTPLN; encoded by the coding sequence ATGAACCAGCAGATCTGGCAGATCGAACGGCATATGTGGACCGGCGGCGTCGAGGCGTTCCAGAACCATCTGGCCGATCTGTGCGTGATGGCTTTTCCAGCGCCGATCGGCCTTTGCTTCGGCCAGAAGGTGATCGATCTCGTGCGCGAGGCGCCGCGCTGGAACGATGTGGCGATGAGCGAGCAGACCACGGTCAGCCCGTCGCAAGGGGTAATCGTGCTCGCCTATCGCGCCGAGGGCCGGCGCGACGGCGATGTCTATCGCGCCTATTGCACGTCAACCTATGCGGAGAAGCAGGGCGCCTGGAAGATCGTCCAGCATCAGCAGACACCGCTGAACTAG
- a CDS encoding YfbR-like 5'-deoxynucleotidase, with translation MPDKAGAPPRAWQRMLSGRRLDLLDPSPLDVEISDIAHGLARVARWNGQTRGDHAFSVAQHCLVVEHIVRRLKPDADRTTLLMTLLHDAPEYVIGDMISPFKQVMGGDYKLVESRLQQAIHLRFSLPAQMPAATRKLVKRADMIAAFYEATRLAGFTVSEAGTYFGRPRAVTPDSLPLEPMPASETEAAFLARFADLEARAGRPNGKG, from the coding sequence ATGCCTGACAAGGCCGGGGCACCGCCGCGCGCGTGGCAGCGCATGCTTTCGGGCCGCCGGCTCGACCTGCTCGATCCGTCGCCGCTCGACGTCGAAATCTCCGACATCGCGCACGGGCTGGCGCGCGTTGCGCGGTGGAACGGCCAGACGCGCGGCGACCACGCCTTCTCGGTCGCCCAGCACTGCCTGGTGGTCGAGCATATCGTCCGCCGCCTGAAGCCCGATGCCGACAGGACGACGCTGCTGATGACGCTGCTGCACGATGCACCCGAGTATGTGATCGGCGACATGATCTCGCCGTTCAAGCAGGTGATGGGCGGCGACTACAAGCTCGTCGAGAGCCGCCTGCAGCAGGCGATCCATCTGCGCTTCTCGCTGCCCGCACAGATGCCCGCCGCGACCAGAAAACTGGTCAAGCGCGCCGACATGATCGCCGCCTTCTACGAGGCGACGCGGCTGGCCGGCTTCACGGTCAGCGAGGCGGGAACCTATTTCGGCCGGCCGCGCGCGGTGACGCCCGATAGCCTGCCGCTCGAACCGATGCCGGCGAGCGAGACCGAGGCGGCCTTCCTTGCACGCTTTGCCGATCTGGAAGCCCGTGCGGGCCGGCCCAACGGAAAGGGGTAA
- a CDS encoding TIGR02301 family protein, whose translation MAQIPATAQTAAPYDDKLGRLAEVLGSIHYLRNLCAEPSNRWRDEMERLLSAEKPEPVRRARLIAAFNKGYRSFDSVYARCTEQARTAADRYVTEGRTLALDLANTYGPQ comes from the coding sequence ATGGCGCAGATACCCGCGACCGCGCAGACCGCCGCTCCCTATGACGACAAGCTGGGCCGGCTCGCCGAAGTGCTCGGATCGATCCATTATCTGCGTAACCTGTGCGCCGAACCGAGCAATCGGTGGCGCGACGAGATGGAGCGTCTGCTTTCGGCCGAAAAGCCCGAACCGGTGCGCCGCGCCCGCCTGATCGCGGCGTTCAACAAGGGCTATCGCAGCTTCGACAGCGTCTATGCGCGCTGCACCGAACAGGCGCGAACGGCCGCCGACAGGTACGTCACCGAGGGCCGGACACTGGCGCTCGATCTGGCCAACACCTACGGGCCGCAATAG
- the nadC gene encoding carboxylating nicotinate-nucleotide diphosphorylase has product MSDVTSYPPSLPPLMVEEAVRAALLEDLGRAGDITTNATIAPGARATATIASRQEGIVAGLPLVEAAFALIGSDLRVTPHLSDGDRVAPGAIVAHISGNARALLSAERVALNYLMLLSGIATQTARFADAIAHTRARICDTRKTVPGLRTLSKYAVRCGGGANHRFGLDDAVLIKDNHIAVAGGVAGAVQAARAYAGHMVRVEIEVDTLDQLRAALPAGPDIVLLDNMDVDTLRQAVAINRAHNDGAIRLEASGNVDLDTVVAIAETGVDLISTSKITMAAPTLDVGLDIAVET; this is encoded by the coding sequence ATGTCAGACGTCACATCATACCCGCCGAGCCTGCCGCCGCTGATGGTCGAGGAGGCCGTGCGCGCAGCGCTGCTCGAGGATCTGGGGCGGGCCGGCGACATCACCACGAACGCAACCATCGCGCCGGGGGCGCGGGCCACCGCGACAATCGCGAGCCGCCAGGAGGGCATCGTTGCGGGCCTGCCGCTGGTCGAGGCAGCCTTCGCGCTGATCGGCAGCGATCTGCGGGTCACGCCGCACCTCTCCGACGGCGACCGCGTGGCACCGGGCGCCATCGTCGCGCACATATCCGGCAATGCGCGTGCGCTGCTCTCGGCCGAGCGCGTGGCGCTGAACTATCTGATGCTGTTGTCGGGCATCGCGACGCAAACGGCGCGCTTCGCCGACGCCATCGCCCATACGAGGGCACGCATCTGCGACACGCGCAAGACCGTTCCCGGGCTGCGGACCCTGTCGAAATACGCCGTGCGCTGCGGCGGCGGCGCGAACCACCGGTTCGGCCTCGACGATGCCGTGCTGATCAAGGACAATCACATCGCTGTCGCCGGCGGCGTCGCCGGCGCGGTCCAGGCCGCGCGCGCTTATGCCGGCCATATGGTCAGGGTCGAGATCGAGGTCGACACGCTCGACCAGTTGCGCGCCGCGCTGCCGGCCGGCCCCGATATCGTGCTGCTCGACAATATGGATGTCGACACGCTGCGTCAGGCCGTCGCCATCAACCGGGCGCACAATGACGGCGCGATCAGGCTCGAAGCGTCCGGCAATGTCGATCTCGATACAGTCGTCGCCATCGCCGAGACCGGCGTCGACCTGATCTCGACCTCGAAGATCACGATGGCCGCGCCGACGCTCGATGTCGGGCTCGATATTGCCGTCGAGACGTGA
- a CDS encoding dihydroorotase produces MTRSFDTVLKGGTVVNHDGTGMRDVGITDGRIAAIGTIDATAAGAVIDCTGLHILPGVIDSQVHFREPGLEHKEDLETGSRAAVLGGVTTVFEMPNTKPLTVTEEALADKIDRATGRMHCDFAFWVGGTHQNAGIVGELERLPGAAGIKVFMGSSTGDLLVEDDEGVGTILRNTRRRAAFHSEDEYRLRERQGERVEGDAASHPVWRDVEAALQSTHRLVRIARQAGARIHVLHISTAEEIEFLAGHKDVASCEALPNHLTFTADDYATRGTLIQMNPPIREARHREGLWKGIAQGVVDVLGSDHAPHTLAEKQQPYPASPSGMPGVQYLVPIMLNHVHEGRLTLERLVDLTSHGQQRLFGIARKGRIAKGYDADFTIVDLKRTETIRHADAGSKAGWTAFDGIAVTGWPVGTIVRGARVMWEGEIATPSRGEKVLFDEALGT; encoded by the coding sequence GTGACACGGAGCTTCGACACGGTTCTCAAGGGCGGCACGGTGGTCAATCATGACGGCACCGGCATGCGCGACGTGGGCATCACGGACGGCCGGATCGCCGCGATCGGGACCATCGACGCGACGGCGGCGGGCGCGGTGATCGACTGCACCGGCCTGCACATCCTGCCCGGCGTGATCGACAGCCAGGTGCATTTCCGCGAGCCCGGCCTCGAGCACAAGGAAGACCTTGAAACCGGCTCGCGCGCGGCGGTGCTCGGCGGCGTCACGACCGTGTTCGAGATGCCCAACACCAAGCCGTTGACCGTCACCGAAGAAGCGCTGGCCGACAAGATCGACCGGGCGACCGGTCGCATGCATTGCGATTTCGCCTTCTGGGTCGGCGGCACCCACCAGAACGCCGGGATCGTCGGCGAACTGGAACGGTTGCCCGGCGCGGCGGGGATCAAGGTCTTCATGGGCTCGTCCACGGGCGACCTGCTGGTCGAGGACGACGAGGGGGTCGGCACGATCCTGCGCAACACGCGCCGCCGCGCCGCCTTCCACTCGGAGGATGAATACCGGCTGCGCGAGCGGCAGGGCGAACGCGTCGAGGGCGACGCGGCGTCCCATCCGGTCTGGCGCGATGTCGAGGCCGCGTTGCAATCGACCCATCGGCTGGTGCGAATCGCGCGACAGGCCGGCGCGCGCATCCATGTGCTGCATATCTCGACGGCCGAGGAGATCGAGTTCCTCGCCGGGCACAAGGACGTCGCCTCCTGCGAGGCGCTGCCCAACCATCTGACGTTCACCGCCGACGATTATGCGACGCGCGGCACGCTGATCCAGATGAACCCGCCGATCCGCGAGGCGCGCCATCGCGAAGGGCTGTGGAAGGGCATTGCGCAGGGCGTCGTCGACGTGCTCGGCTCGGACCACGCGCCGCACACGCTCGCAGAAAAGCAGCAGCCCTATCCGGCCTCGCCCTCGGGCATGCCGGGTGTGCAATATCTCGTGCCGATCATGCTCAATCACGTTCATGAGGGCCGTCTGACGCTGGAGCGCTTGGTCGATCTGACATCGCACGGTCAGCAGCGGCTGTTCGGCATCGCCCGCAAGGGACGGATCGCCAAGGGCTACGATGCCGACTTCACCATCGTCGACCTCAAGCGCACCGAGACGATCCGACACGCCGATGCCGGCTCGAAGGCGGGCTGGACCGCCTTCGACGGCATCGCCGTCACGGGCTGGCCGGTCGGCACGATCGTCCGCGGTGCACGGGTCATGTGGGAGGGCGAGATCGCCACGCCCTCCCGGGGCGAGAAGGTGCTTTTCGACGAGGCGCTCGGCACCTGA